In the Lepidochelys kempii isolate rLepKem1 chromosome 3, rLepKem1.hap2, whole genome shotgun sequence genome, one interval contains:
- the LOC140908089 gene encoding uridine-cytidine kinase-like 1, whose protein sequence is MAAAGAEERPGSRRDSGSGEDSLDTLLSRLPLTPALSPRKRTMSQSKTEPPLLRTSKRTIYTAGRPPWYTETGTPFKEAFVIGETPKLAARLQLCQALDWPGRACPR, encoded by the exons ATGGCGGCGGCGGGCGCGGAGGAGCGGCCGGGGTCGCGGCGGGACAG CGGCAGCGGGGAGGACTCCCTGGACACGCTGCTGAGCCGCCTGCCGCTGACGCCCGCGCTGTCCCCGCGGAAACGGACCATGAGCCAGTCGAAGACGGAGCCCCCGCTGCTGCGGACCAGCAAACGGACCATTTACACGGCGGGGCGGCCGCCCTGGTACACCGAGACGGGCACGCCCTTCAAGGAAGCCTTCGTCATCGGTGAGACCCCCAAGCTGGCTGCccggctgcagctgtgccaggCGCTGGACTGGCCGGGCAGGGCCTGCCCCCGCTGA
- the SLC5A6 gene encoding sodium-dependent multivitamin transporter, with protein MAFTVADYTVFVLLLVLSSAIGLFYALSGGRQRTVQEFLLANRSMSFLPVALSLLATFQSAVAILGVPAEIYRFGTEYWFLGCCYFLGLLIPAHVFIPVFYRLHLTSTYEYLELRFNKAVRVCGTVTFIFQMVIYMGVVLYAPALALNAVTQFDLWGAVLTMGLVCTLYTTLGGLKAVIWTDVFQTLVMFAGQLAVIVVGTVKVGGMGRVWQLAADQGKISGIDLSPDPFERHTFWTLAVGGVFMMLSLYGVNQAQVQRYLSSRTEREAVLSCYAVFPCQQVVLCLSCLTGLVMFAYYQEHPPTAAQSQASSDQLVLYFVMDVLKDLPGLPGLFVACLFSGSLSTISSAFNSLATVTMEDLIHPYFPGLRESRATLLSKLLALSYGLLCLGMAYLSSMMGPMLQAAISIFGMVGGPLLGLFCLGMFFPCANPTGAITGLAAGLAMAFWIGIGSLVSNLQAAPSVPALSNSTDFPQASSLTTAIATTLLTSAPAPRRLSGLQKFYNLSYMWYSAHNSSTVILVGLLVSLLTGPTKGATVNPRTIYPVLPQLLCCLPQRYREQLSCGVGRSVEDGSCEEPGSCEEPAPCAPEKTSNGMLNGPVGGLAHVEEAEGEGFARVEGAHTYVLQETSL; from the exons ATGGCGTTCACGGTGGCAGATTACACCGTCTtcgtgctgctgctggtgctctCCTCCGCCATCGGGCTGTTCTACGCCCTGAGCGGCGGCCGGCAGCGCACGGTGCAGGAGTTCCTGCTGGCCAACCGCAGCATGAGCTTCCTGCCCGTGGCCCTGTCCTTGCTGGCCACCTTCCAGTCAGCCGTGGCCATCCTGGGCGTGCCGGCCGAGATCTACCGCTTCGGCACCGAATACTGGTTCCTGGGCTGCTGCTACTTCCTGGGCCTCTTGATCCCGGCACACGTCTTCATCCCCGTCTTCTACCGCCTCCACCTCACCAGCACCTACGAG TACCTGGAGCTGCGGTTTAACAAGGCTGTGCGCGTGTGCGGCACCGTGACCTTCATCTTCCAGATG GTAATTTACATGGGGGTTGTTCTCTACGCGCCCGCGCTGGCTCTCAATGCAG TGACTCAGTTTGACCTCTGGGGGGCAGTGCTGACCATGGGCCTGGTTTGCACCCTGTACACCACCCTG GGCGGGCTGAAGGCTGTCATATGGACTGACGTCTTCCAGACGCTGGTGATGttcgcagggcagctggccgtcATCGTGGTGGGCACTGTCAAGGTGGGCGGCATGGGGCGGGTCTGGCAGCTGGCAGCTGATCAGGGGAAGATCTCTGGAATCGA CCTCAGCCCCGACCCCTTTGAGCGTCACACCTTCTGGACCCTGGCCGTCGGGGGCGTCTTCATGATGCTGTCGCTGTACGGCGTGAACCAGGCCCAGGTGCAGCGTTACCTCAGCTCCCGCACTGAGCGGGAGGCCGTGCT CTCCTGCTACGCCGTGTTCCCCTGCCAGCAGGTGGTTCTGTGCCTCAGCTGCCTGACGGGCCTTGTCATGTTCGCCTATTACCAGGAGCATCCGCCCACGGCAGCCCAGAGCCAGGCCTCCTCGGACCAA CTGGTTCTGTACTTCGTCATGGACGTCCTGAAGGACCTGCCTGGCCTGCCTGGCCTCTTTGTCGCCTGCCTCTTCAGCGGCTCCCTGAG CACGATTTCCTCGGCCTTCAACTCCCTGGCCACGGTGACCATGGAGGACCTGATCCACCCCTACTTCCCCGGCCTGCGGGAGTCCCGGGCCACGCTGCTCTCCAAGCTGCTGG ctctcaGTTATGGTCTGCTCTGCCTGGGGATGGCCTACCTCTCCTCCATGAtgggccccatgctgcag GCTGCCATCAGCATCTTCGGCATGGTGGGCGGTCCGCTGCTGGGACTCTTCTGCCTGGGGATGTTCTTCCCGTGTGCCAATCCCACC GGTGCGATCACCGGGCTGGCAGCTGGGCTGGCCATGGCTTTCTGGATCGGCATTGGGAGCCTGGTGTCCAACCTGCAGGCGGCCCCCTCGGTCCCGGCGCTGTCCAACAGCACCGACTTCCCCCAGGCCAGCAGTCTGACCACAGCCATCGCGACCACGCTGCTGACCTCGGCCCCGGCCCCCAGGCG cctctcGGGCCTCCAGAAGTTCTACAACCTGTCGTACATGTGGTACAGCGCCCACAACTCCTCGACCGTCATCCTGGTGGGCCTGCTGGTCAGCCTGCTCACGG GCCCCACCAAGGGAGCGACCGTGAACCCGCGCACCATCTACCCCGTGCTGCCCCAGCTGCTGTGCTGCCTGCCCCAGAGGTACCGGGAGCAGCTGAGCTGTGGGGTCGGCCGCTCCGTGGAG GACGGGAGCTGCGAGGAGCctgggagctgtgaggagccCGCGCCCTGCGCCCCAGAGAAGACCAGCAATGGGATGCTGAACGGCCCTGTCGGGGGCCTGGCCCATGTGGAGGAGGCGGAGGGCGAGGGCTTTGCCAGGGTGGAGGGCGCTCACACCTACGTCCTGCAGGAGACATCGCTCTGA